In Melanotaenia boesemani isolate fMelBoe1 chromosome 1, fMelBoe1.pri, whole genome shotgun sequence, the genomic window AAGACAATCCTGTCTCAGAGGTCTACAGACAATTCCTTCGACTTCATGCTTGGTGTTTGTGCTCTGACAGTCATGGTCAACTGTGGGACCTTATATAGACAGGTGTGTGCCTTTCCAAATCATGTCCAATCATCTGAATTTACCACAGGTGGACTCCAATTAAGCTGTAGAAACATCTCAAGGCTTATCAGTGGGAACAGGATGCACCTAAGCTCAATTTTGAGCTCCATGGCAAAGgttgtgaatacttatgtaaatgtgatttctttgttttccatttttaatgaattcaaaaaatctcaaaaaatacttttttcaccttgtcataatgaagtattgtgtgtagaattttgaggtaagagcttaatttaatataatttggaatgaagctgtaacataataaaatgtggaaaaagtgaagcgctgtgaatactttaCGGAtgcactgtatatatatatatatatatctatatatatatatagatagatatatctatatagatatatctagatatagatatataactatatatatctatatatatatatattattaactatatatatatatatatatacttttttgaCTGGTGTCACTTTTTGTAAGGAACATACAGGAAACAAATCTTTGGGATTTTAAACTTCAGAGTGTCTTGGAGGTAATGGCGCTAATACGTTCTATCATGTCGCTGTTAAATAGTGTAATAATGGGATGcttattttgtaaaaaatgaCAAGCAGATCatagaatattttatttggattattatttagaaataaattacattaaatatgttCCCCTTTTAATTATAAAACTCAACTACAaaggtttaaataaaagttaatttacAAAAATCATTTGTACCGATTTCAAAATGTTTCAATTCTCTAATTCCAGCAGTTTACCAAAATACAAAACTTGAAAAGACCTCTATTTCCCACAAcctctttaaattatttaattcattgGAAATCTTCTACCAGCCTTCATTGTAATGCTTCCTGACATGTTATACTTCAAACTTCGTTCCATTTATCCAGCAACATAGATAAGAAACGGAGCACTTTGTGCTGATAAGGTATGTGAAACCcaaataaaaccatattttCAAGTTTCCTAAATGTCCTTTGGTGACAGAACTCTAAGTCTAAATTCTTTCAGCAGATCTGATTTGTACTGATCCTGACGAGcacttgattatttttattatgtagttGGTAGTAAAAGTAGATTTGGTACCTTCATTTCCTGCACACCTGCAGTTACAGTAGTGTTAAGGTCACATCCCCCCACGGTTTGTAGACAACTtttgaaatataacaaaataagaCATATTTACAGTAACTGAAATTTCTTAAGATGAATGATGATCGCAGACATCTACCCTGGAGAAGTAGCCACAGCTACCAAAGGGGCAAATTCTTGCGTGAAATTGAGCATCACCGTACAAATGCAGATGTTCTGATATTAGGATGTGTGCTCAGAGACGATCCAACTGTGCCAAAACAACAAACTCATTCCTGGGCAGCTCCCCCCAGCGGTTAAGATTCTCTTTTTAAGTGCTGAAATCAGTAGATGTATAAATGGTCCATATCCCCAAAACCTGGGGTTTACAGCTTCACTTGTCCTCAGTCGAAGAATCTGCACTGCATGTACGTGTCGTCTGCAGCAGCGTAGCCAAACTTTTGGTAGAAAcccacatttttgggtgcacatTCCAGAGTGATTTTGTAGCAATTCAGTTTTTTGCTGAGAAGAGTAAGAGTTGAAACTAATCTATAGGGAGAAAGAAGAGAGGGAaggaataatttaataaaaaaaaagaagaaatcacaAAAATATTTCCTAAATAAGTTATTTTCATGTCTGTTGGCAACAGTTGTAAGAGTAAAACAAATTCTCATGCTGACGCAGGCCTACTCACAGTTTCCCCAGCTGCTTCCCTCTGCACACATCTGTGACAACTACCTCCTCCACACGGCCCCtctacaaacaaaatgaaatgccATGCTTTCATTTCACTAATATTAATGTCAATATAAATCATATGTTGTCTAGGctttaagaaaaacatgtaaataacttTCATTTATGGTAGTCCACATTAATCATTAACCTAATATGCAATATAttaatgattcatttatttataggATTGGTGATAAGGAGGAAATGTAGAGAGAtaaaagctcatttttaattaaactgctTGTACCTTTGCACAGGCGTGAATGAATTTGTGTTCAGTGATCAGTGTGGCCGTAGCAACAATCTCTCCCAGATTCGTATCCTCCACCACGACAACGTAGTAGTCTCCCGTCATCTTCATATGTTCAAACTTCTCTGAAGTTAACAGAAAATATGACCgtgtgttttcttattttatgtcGTGTTATAATTTACCAAGTTGTTTGTGCTTTaagtgcttgttttttttaacatcttctGAAATGCTTGAATAAAGTACATTTGTTATGACAGACCAGAAGTGCCACAGTACAGGGGTTCTGTGCTGTGTTTGAGATTTGTTGTTTTGCAGTTCTCCAGGATGACTGGAGGTGGTTTCAAACTTTTCAGCTAATTCCTAGACAGCGCTCAATAAAAGGACCCATCTTCACTTGATAGTAGGTTTCTCTCTCCTCTACTGTATGACCTCATTATACGTGTGTGTATAGTTTGCTTCAGACAAGCAGACTGTTTCCATGCCAATATCTTGTGTGGgattacattattattacattttgttataTAACTCAACAATCATTGAATAAATGATGTCTTAAGTAATTTTATTCCATCATTCATAATGACTTTACTTGCTATGGGTTCAGAGCCAAGCAAAGATAACTGGGGCAAGATTCCCCGATTTAAGAACtgtgtaaatggtaaatattatttaaaataataataataatttgactGTTTTATTAAAGTAGCATCAAGTGTGGCTTACTGGCAAACTGCTCTGGTGTGACATTGCCGGTTTTGGTGAGTTGAGATAAAACCTTGAAGAATCCTGGGAAACAAAGAAAACGAGAGAGACGGTGAACATGACTAAATGTCATTACACTTTTGGGTTTAGATGTATTTAGCTTGAATTTCTAAAAGGAGCTACACTGCCACATTAAATTAAGTTTTCAGATGTATATGTAAATGTAGGCCTGGAAAATGTCCAGTCTAACCTCTATTGAAATCTGCCAAGCACAGCGGCCGGAGCATGAGGCCTTCTCCTGGACTGGATGGTGAGATGGGGGGAGAGAAGGAGACAGTGTTGCTACTCCAGTCTAACTCCTGTAGCAGAGAGGGCTCAAAAAGTGGAGTCTCGTCCAGCAGCATTCCACAGTCTctcactgggaaaaaaaaacacatacacacacatgatcAGCAAGGTGAGTCTGTAAATACACACCCACAAAaagtatatattaaaaatacaaaacgaTTACACACAAACTCTCTTGTAAATCtaagacgtgtgtgtgtgtgtgttaatgcaaTCAGTCTGAATAGGAAGTATGTTTGCTCAGAGTTACACAGAACTTTGACCTGACAAATAAAAGTCAATTTGGTAATCCAGCAGGTGATAAACCAGTTAGGAGATATTAGGCATGAGCACACCCACAATGGAATTCGCATTATTTTACGCTACAGTATGACGTACGTTCCTCAGCATTCATTCATGACTTTTTTCTTCCAGGATATGGTCAAGACTCATCCGGGATGTCTTATAAGTTAGGGAACCATCCCACACATGCCGACTAACAGAGCAAAAGCCGTTTTGATACTATTGGTGCTAATAATCCTGGTTTTAACACCTCTTTTATCTGGATTACATGGTAGCAAATCAAAATTTTACAATTACTTGAATCACTTCCCGATCGGCAAGCCAAACGCATACGAGTATGGTGTGAGTTGTTTTACTGAATGCCAAGAAGAAAAGTCTTTCACTGCGGTAATGTACACTAACCAAACTGCTCATACTGGAGTAACACTGACATGGCAGAGTTGCTCAGCCAACATCTTCACTGTAAGCCTTCAGTGTAACCGTCTAAACGACAATAAACCggtaaagttaaaaagaaaaaagaaaaaaaaccatacactttgtttgtttttcccgtGAAACACCTACATGAAGGCAAATCCACACGTTTACATACCCATCCAAGCTAGTGTTAAAACTCTAACTTAATACTTAATGTTAAACTTAACGTTACTATCTTGGTGCGCTAGCTGAGCGGGTAGCGATTAAGTTACTACTTACCAGTAAAACAaggagaacaaaaaaacaaacaaacgcgACAGCCAAATTCCTAGACTGatatcacacacacacgatCATACCCAGACAGTTCCGGTAGATTTGAATGAGGCTGAGCTACATTATTACGTTGAACATGAACGTGGGTGTTTCAGCCGCTGCTTCCACTTGACAGACGCTCCTTTGTATGACGTGGCAAATGCTGCCCCGTGGCGCAGTCGAATGACGTCAAGGACATATGCACAATAATACGGCATTAAGCAGGGAAAAATCGACATCTACTCCTGATAAACACTTGCTTTTACCTTTCCTTTTGGCAATAAATTTCTCCACCCATTATGTATTTAACATACTTTAACTTTTAtcccaaaattaaaaaaaaaaaaaaaaacattgatcgTCTGTCAGTGATTaataacaattattattattaattgggTTCgtttcaaacatttttcaccgtaatataaatattaaaacccaATCAGTTACAATTTTTACAAACATTATTTAACCCAGTTAAAACCAACCAACCGTTCACTTGTGTTCATCTACTGAGCTCTCTTGCCAGGACCAAGATGGTGGACGCATTGACGCGTCACCGCAGCGGGCTGAAGCGGTCGATGCGCCGTCTATGTATATCATCTATGATATGCATGCTCTCAATCTAATGCAAAATTAAAGAATTTCATTCAGTTAACTACGATGGGTGATTGCAATAATCCTGTTCAGTTGTTACATTGTTAAATTAATTCTTTGACTTCACCCACATTTGTTGAATATATAAACTCAAAGGTCAAGTTCCATGTTGTTAGTATTTACTGATTAGCTGTGATGTATTCTTCTCAAAGAGGAAAATAACTAATTTATTATcaagcaaaataaacaacactgtTTGTTAAAAAGCTGTAGAAGCTCTGTTTATTAAGTTTATTGTAttaacatattttacaaaaactagATTTACAGAAATTATCGTTAACTGAACCATTCTTGATTTAGGCACAAAATACAGGAACgttcagtaaaaaaagaaaaaaaatagaaaaaaaggaaaagaaaaacagcttcaATAAAATTATGGTTGTGAGAGGTAACCCATGACTAGGAAAATATATAATGGATTTTAACATTGCtaggaaaattaattaaaaagtgaaaacaactatttataatcttttatacattttttgaaaaaatgaaactgaaaaccTAAACCTTTATCTTCTTACTGCAGCTCCAAACCTAGAAAgccataaaataataaaataaatcacactTCAACTTTTAGTGGAAATTTATGGGCTTGTCTTTGGGATTGagtagaaggaaaaaaaaatcatttatctACAATTCATGCATTTTTCACAGAAACTGCCTTTTTGCACTTAAATGGCAGAAATCAAACCATCGTAATACAGCCTTAACTTGCATTCACTGATATGTTTCAGTCAGCTAAAAGTTGGTGTTAAATCAAATCTGAGTTCCCCTATAAAGTTTCAAAAGGCCATGTCATGCTGTCTAGTAATGTATGTGGCTATAATAACGTCTGAGCAGAGGGTGATGACAttccctgctgctgcttttgtttttttccttcatcaaTTAGTACATAGACAAAGGCTGCACAAATACTCTAAAAAATTCTGTGTAtaggttttcagtcattcaggtTGTAGAATACAAAGGAGCACAGTCAAAGCCAACTGGATTTGCTATAAGGTCTTGAAATTGTTTTGATTCAGAAGCAAGTCTTCAGCATTTCCAGTGGAAGAAGAGCTTCACCTATAAAACAAATGTAGACTTTTGTATGGGTAGTAAGACATACTTAAAGTAGATACAGCAAATCCAACTGCCACATACTTAATTATTCTACAAACTGTATTAAAATGACCAAGaccccaaagaaaaaaaaaaaaaaaatcaacaaccTATCAACAAAGGGTCATTTTGAAAATATGTTAAGGATAACACCCAATGTACACAATGTAATCCATCGCCATTTGTTATACGAGTCTCTCAGGGCACCACTattggaaaacaaaaatttacAAATCAACTTCcccgtttttaaataaaacacaaactgtttgCAATGGGTGATATTACACACTAAATACAGAACAGCCCATGCGGGTCGAAAACACTTTGTTTGCAgcattattttcataaaaacattcaTAGTTGACAGAAAGGCTGACCAATACTAAAGTGACATTCTCTTACTCTGAGGTAAGAAACGAAAACATGTTGCTACTTCATTCACAGTGGAAACTcataaaataacacacagatcaatcAAATGAGTTTCTTCATCAAGAATATGAAGCTTTATATCATGATCAAAGCAAGTGACCAAACATCtattcaaaagaaaagaaaaactaatgtAATAGCTTCATCTAGAGGTGAAAGCCTTGCAAAGTTCTCATCTCTAGATGAAAACTTTGCAAGCCTTTCTCATAAAATATGCTCTTGTATTTGTCTTCTGAATGCAAAGCATGCACATTTTTGACAGCAAGTCTGAATCATGACACATACTGGTAGGCTGGTGCTTGTAATGTGTGGCACATGAACAAAAGACAATGCAATCTTGCATGTCTTAAGTTGTAACCATCACTTTATATAAAGCTCCATATACTCAGAGTGGAATCAGTGATGCTGAGGCTACTTTCAATAGTCTCACCTTTCTTTAGGCAGCCCAAAAACAGTCTAAAGGCCATGTCTGCAATGCTTTTTAATTATGGTTTTGAGGAGGTGATGACCATTAACTACGCCGAATGGGGGAAGGTTGAAGTAGCTCCGTCGTTGCCTCTTGTGATGATAAGGTGATACACTCTCCTGCTAAAACCGACCTGTAAATCAGGGTGCAGGATCTTGTTGGTTTTGCATGCGTCTTTCTGCGGCCGCTGCCATGGTTCTACGTCTCACCACAGTGGAGTCCAGTTCTGGGACAGATTCCCCCTCCAGTCTGGGCAAATCTTCCTCCTGATCCTCTGAACTCTTGATTAGATATTTTCTATAAGAAGGCAGAGAACAAGGGAGGATACAGTTATGGGAACAGAAAAGTCTAAAtgtagaggaaaaaataaaaaaaaatggagaaaaacaaacaagagtcCCTGCAGTTATCAACCCATACAGTATGTAAAAGCAGGTTTGTCAACGTAAAACGAGTTAAATCTCCATATCCGACATCTTCAGCTACTGAGTGAGCAAGCACTCTACTTTCATCATTTTTACTACTGAGCTTGGTGCACAATCTAGTCTGGCTGCACATGCAACCTTGAAAATCCTTTGAAAATAGCATTTATTTCAACTCTACTTTTATCTCTTCCTGCAAAGCTGAAGATGTGAACAGTTTCAACCTGCGTGCTTGCTGAAGCAactcttcttttctctgctttagCATCTTCTGTCTCTCCTCCGCTGATTTAGAGAAACGACCACCTCTGACCTCCAAGTTATCCGACTCGCTGAGGTTCTGTTCAGCTGTTCCACTGGGACCTGCCTGCTCGTCTGGTGCAGGGCTCACCTGTATAGGGGCACGCTCTATGGCCTGagtagaaaacacaaacatgaagcagTTTGCTGCATTCTGCCATTATGGaaatttaccaaaaaaaaaaaaaaagaaacactgacagaagtgctggagaaaacaaaagatgagtGTTAAcaacagctgctctgctaaTGTTTCCCATCAGTTTTCTGACCTGTGTGGGGAAAGGCACCTGGATGCGTCCCTCCAGAATGTTGTCTGTGGTGACCTCCACAGAGCGGGTCAGTTGCAGGTCCTGCATGACCAGATAGGAGGGTACCTGAGGAAACATCTCCTGAATCTGATGGGACTGTTCACCAGAAGGTGcatcaaaaaagcaaaaatgataTGAGTTAGAAAAACAGAATGTGAAAAACATTATCAGCTGAAGTTAATCTTTGAAAACAAAAGGTCCTCAACATAAAgtattactttttttgtttgtttgtttttttgttgttgtttttttacaaataaacctACATTTCCAACACttacaaatttaaatatattcagCTAATCTAAAATTTAGATACCATGTGTCTGCAAGTAATGATGGCAAACATTTGTGCCATAGTATAAAGACAATAAGACTG contains:
- the gnpnat1 gene encoding glucosamine 6-phosphate N-acetyltransferase gives rise to the protein MLLDETPLFEPSLLQELDWSSNTVSFSPPISPSSPGEGLMLRPLCLADFNRGFFKVLSQLTKTGNVTPEQFAKKFEHMKMTGDYYVVVVEDTNLGEIVATATLITEHKFIHACAKRGRVEEVVVTDVCRGKQLGKLLVSTLTLLSKKLNCYKITLECAPKNVGFYQKFGYAAADDTYMQCRFFD